The Geotoga petraea genome has a segment encoding these proteins:
- the uppS gene encoding polyprenyl diphosphate synthase: MKDLAKEKQPKHVAIIMDGNGRWAKKLGKKRIFGHEKGAEVAEKIIEYASDSGVRYLTLYTFSTENWKRPEEEVNFLFNLFIKYLESRMEKIISKGVRMRFSGRIDKMPEDIQKACKRIEEKSKNNSKLDLIMALNYGSRQEILDAVNKLISSGKKEITKKDIQNNLYLPDVPDVDLLIRTSGEKRISNFLLWQIAYAELYFTEVLWPDFDEKEFDKALLDYAKRERRFGGLTGSDEFGNK; encoded by the coding sequence ATGAAGGATCTTGCAAAAGAAAAGCAGCCCAAACATGTAGCAATAATTATGGATGGAAATGGAAGATGGGCTAAAAAACTGGGGAAAAAAAGAATATTTGGCCACGAAAAAGGGGCTGAAGTAGCCGAAAAAATAATTGAATATGCGTCAGATTCAGGGGTGAGATATCTCACCCTTTATACATTTTCTACAGAAAACTGGAAAAGGCCTGAAGAAGAAGTCAACTTTTTGTTCAATCTTTTCATAAAATATTTGGAAAGTAGAATGGAAAAAATAATTTCCAAGGGTGTTAGAATGAGATTTTCTGGTAGAATAGATAAAATGCCTGAAGATATTCAAAAAGCTTGTAAAAGAATAGAAGAAAAAAGTAAAAACAACAGCAAATTAGACTTAATAATGGCTTTGAATTACGGATCCAGACAGGAAATTTTAGACGCGGTAAATAAACTCATTTCTTCAGGAAAAAAAGAAATAACAAAAAAAGACATACAAAACAACCTTTATTTACCAGATGTTCCAGACGTTGATCTTTTGATCAGAACTTCCGGAGAAAAGAGAATTAGCAATTTTTTGCTTTGGCAAATAGCTTATGCAGAATTGTATTTTACAGAAGTTTTGTGGCCAGATTTTGACGAAAAAGAATTCGATAAAGCCCTTTTAGATTATGCTAAAAGAGAAAGAAGGTTTGGCGGGCTAACCGGGAGTGATGAATTTGGGAATAAATAA
- a CDS encoding glucose-6-phosphate isomerase, which translates to MKGIEFDFSNLFEPNVKNGIKEEEINEKKDQVKQIINEVLEEKPGFLEVPYTRKWVDRVLDLKSWVQSFDAVVILGIGGSALGNLALQSSLNPLNYNTLGEDKRKTPKIYVIDNVDPDYIASILDSIDVSKTLFNVISKSGTTAEAMTNYMIVRGIIESYGLKGKEHLLFTTDPEKGVLREIANEEGIKTLEIPPTVGGRFTVLTPVGLLSAVAGGIDIIDLVNGAKDMCEKVKNDDVWENPAALNALIHYIYYNKGYNISVMVPYSNRLFLLADWYRQLWAESLGKRTDIDGKEVFVGQTPVKALGATDQHSQFQLYNEGPFDKVVTFLKLENFDREITIPHIHDDIPALKYLGGKKVSDLLNTELAGTEYALVEHNRPNMKVIFPEINPYNIGQFFFAYEFQTAVMGKLLDINAYNQPGVELGKNVTYALMGREGHEEIAKEVKDKLKGKKEIKL; encoded by the coding sequence TTGAAAGGTATTGAATTTGATTTTTCAAATTTATTTGAACCAAATGTGAAAAACGGAATTAAAGAAGAAGAAATAAACGAAAAAAAAGATCAAGTAAAACAAATAATAAATGAAGTTTTAGAAGAAAAACCGGGATTTTTAGAAGTTCCATACACGAGAAAATGGGTAGACAGGGTGTTAGACCTCAAAAGTTGGGTACAATCTTTTGATGCAGTAGTAATTCTTGGCATTGGTGGTTCAGCACTGGGGAATTTAGCTCTTCAATCTTCTTTAAATCCTTTGAATTACAATACATTGGGGGAAGACAAGAGAAAAACTCCAAAAATTTATGTAATAGACAACGTAGACCCGGATTACATTGCTTCAATTTTGGATAGTATAGATGTCAGCAAAACTTTGTTCAACGTTATATCCAAATCTGGAACAACAGCAGAAGCAATGACAAATTATATGATAGTAAGGGGTATTATTGAATCATACGGGTTAAAAGGAAAAGAGCATCTTCTTTTTACAACGGACCCAGAAAAAGGTGTTTTGAGAGAAATAGCCAATGAAGAAGGAATAAAAACTCTTGAAATTCCTCCAACGGTTGGAGGAAGGTTTACTGTATTAACACCAGTCGGACTTTTATCCGCTGTTGCAGGAGGAATAGATATAATAGATCTTGTTAATGGTGCAAAAGATATGTGTGAAAAAGTTAAAAATGATGATGTTTGGGAAAATCCTGCAGCATTAAATGCTTTAATTCATTACATATATTACAACAAAGGATACAACATTTCTGTTATGGTGCCATATTCAAACAGACTTTTCCTATTAGCTGATTGGTACAGACAGCTTTGGGCAGAGAGTTTGGGAAAAAGAACTGATATAGACGGAAAAGAAGTTTTCGTTGGGCAAACTCCTGTAAAAGCACTTGGAGCTACAGACCAACACTCACAATTTCAACTTTACAACGAAGGGCCTTTTGATAAAGTCGTGACTTTCTTAAAATTGGAAAATTTTGATAGAGAAATAACCATCCCACATATTCACGACGACATACCAGCGTTGAAATATCTTGGTGGAAAAAAGGTTTCCGATCTCTTGAACACAGAATTGGCAGGTACAGAATATGCTTTAGTTGAACACAATAGGCCAAATATGAAAGTAATTTTTCCAGAAATAAATCCATACAACATTGGGCAATTCTTTTTTGCATACGAATTTCAAACAGCAGTAATGGGAAAACTCCTTGATATAAACGCATATAATCAACCAGGTGTTGAACTTGGTAAAAACGTTACATATGCTCTAATGGGCAGGGAAGGACACGAAGAAATTGCAAAAGAAGTAAAAGATAAATTAAAAGGGAAAAAAGAAATTAAATTATGA
- the coaE gene encoding dephospho-CoA kinase (Dephospho-CoA kinase (CoaE) performs the final step in coenzyme A biosynthesis.): MILGIVGKAGSGKSYVSKLLKENFKNSIVIDVDRVGHYVLTLFHVKEKLKDIFGQEIFDKNNEIDRKKLGEIVFSDESKLEKLNEIVHSEIYKEIEKKVKIYLKKYDIIVLDAAMLFKIGLDKMCHKIILVDASEDLRYKRLVKKRNITKEKAKNMIQSQKNLKFDYYDKKITANDNPEEIIEALENLINY; this comes from the coding sequence ATGATTTTAGGAATAGTCGGTAAAGCAGGTTCTGGAAAATCATATGTTTCAAAACTATTAAAAGAAAATTTTAAAAATTCAATTGTAATAGACGTAGATAGGGTAGGACATTATGTTCTTACCCTATTTCATGTTAAAGAAAAATTAAAAGACATATTTGGCCAAGAAATTTTTGATAAAAATAACGAAATAGATAGAAAAAAGTTAGGTGAAATAGTATTTAGTGATGAATCTAAACTTGAAAAACTTAATGAAATTGTTCATTCTGAAATTTATAAAGAAATAGAAAAAAAAGTTAAAATTTACTTAAAAAAATATGATATAATTGTTTTGGATGCAGCAATGCTCTTTAAAATTGGATTGGACAAAATGTGTCATAAAATAATATTAGTAGATGCTTCTGAAGATTTAAGGTATAAAAGATTAGTTAAAAAAAGAAACATAACCAAAGAAAAAGCTAAAAATATGATACAATCACAAAAAAATTTAAAATTTGATTACTATGATAAAAAAATAACAGCAAATGATAACCCTGAAGAAATTATAGAAGCGCTTGAAAATTTAATAAATTATTAG
- a CDS encoding extracellular solute-binding protein, producing MKKLLTVFLAVLVIGLAFSEAITIEFWHSMGGGQGETLAALVENFNKTNPDIQVEPIYVGGYSDLNRKLLSTITAAKEGSASDLPAVTQAYGNWIAKYLYSDVIEPLNPYIENDPQMKRVWDEEIYEVFKEGSTWGDTIYSIPFNKSVYVYYYNTDLFDLYGVTPPETMGEFMEITKYLTEDLDGDGRTDQYGIGARTFIDDFQIFLFAYNGEILEYVADGKYRVSLDRETTKKALSDIMELKKGGYGSFGTGYLDGIFGSGEIAAYMGTIAGKSYVERSSQGKHGWSWAALPSVDGVPHSPIAGTDIAMFNWITDAQKDAAYRFIKYLLDPVNMAFWGINTGYLPVRRDVSETKQWQEYIASDEKAVIAQETLETAIADPKPAAWNDIRNEISTIFANFISEQITADQFYDRAVKSCETLLEENNELAK from the coding sequence GTGAAAAAACTTTTAACAGTTTTTCTTGCTGTATTAGTTATTGGATTGGCTTTTTCAGAAGCAATTACCATTGAATTTTGGCATTCAATGGGTGGAGGACAAGGTGAAACTCTTGCGGCTTTAGTTGAAAATTTCAACAAAACTAATCCTGACATTCAAGTAGAACCAATTTACGTTGGTGGGTACTCAGATTTAAATAGAAAATTATTATCTACTATCACAGCAGCAAAAGAAGGATCGGCAAGCGACCTTCCAGCAGTTACACAAGCATACGGTAACTGGATTGCAAAATACTTATATTCTGACGTTATAGAACCATTGAATCCATACATAGAAAACGACCCACAAATGAAAAGAGTTTGGGACGAAGAAATATACGAAGTTTTTAAAGAAGGCTCAACATGGGGAGATACAATTTACTCAATTCCATTTAACAAATCAGTTTATGTTTACTACTACAATACAGACTTATTTGACTTATATGGAGTTACACCGCCAGAAACAATGGGCGAATTTATGGAAATAACGAAATACTTAACTGAAGATTTAGACGGAGATGGAAGAACTGATCAATACGGTATTGGTGCGAGAACTTTTATTGATGATTTCCAAATTTTCTTATTCGCATACAATGGTGAAATCTTAGAATACGTTGCAGACGGAAAATACAGAGTTTCTTTAGATAGAGAAACTACTAAAAAAGCTTTATCCGATATAATGGAACTTAAAAAAGGCGGTTACGGTTCATTCGGAACAGGTTATTTGGATGGAATATTTGGTTCAGGAGAAATAGCAGCATACATGGGAACAATCGCTGGAAAATCATATGTTGAAAGATCATCACAAGGTAAACACGGTTGGTCATGGGCAGCTCTTCCATCTGTAGACGGAGTTCCTCATTCGCCAATTGCTGGAACAGATATAGCAATGTTTAATTGGATAACAGATGCACAAAAAGACGCTGCATACAGATTCATTAAATACTTATTAGATCCAGTTAACATGGCTTTCTGGGGAATTAACACAGGATATTTACCTGTAAGAAGAGATGTTAGCGAAACAAAACAATGGCAAGAATATATAGCTTCAGACGAAAAAGCAGTTATCGCACAAGAAACATTGGAAACAGCTATTGCTGATCCAAAACCAGCGGCTTGGAACGATATTAGAAACGAAATTTCTACAATTTTTGCTAACTTTATAAGTGAACAAATTACGGCTGATCAATTCTATGACAGGGCGGTAAAATCTTGTGAAACATTATTAGAAGAAAACAACGAATTAGCTAAATAA
- a CDS encoding GNAT family N-acetyltransferase, with protein sequence MFKFKEIEDIVEFSEIASFSFSVPYEEKDSLLKELSELQKSGEKFFGIFENKKLISGLVLRDYTMKMRDNMVKMGGIAFVCSRNDSRGKRSIKFLMERTVEYMNKNDYIVSALYPFSLEFYRKYGWEMFQNSKIFKISTGEIIKSKLNEDYGYEEVSVITEDIQDFYNKYAAKNHNFCLKSRQSWDNFMMFKWNRQIDRGVIKFSHKDEMRGLIMYSYSKDDKGKSIYTIFNFIYEDINTKRLMFNYLASLSKQISEVYVFLPNDFVLWPHVNERYKTEEGLVSPMIRIIDIDKLNGLKTKGPDMNVNIEIEDKQAEWNNGIFNLKVIDGEIQITGAEEADITMNIGTFSSIISGFTNIEEMLDSGKATIIDNYNGTDLEKYTTFLNEFF encoded by the coding sequence ATGTTCAAATTTAAAGAAATAGAGGATATTGTAGAATTTTCTGAAATAGCGAGCTTTTCTTTTAGCGTTCCTTATGAAGAAAAAGATAGCTTGTTGAAAGAATTGTCAGAACTTCAAAAATCTGGAGAAAAATTCTTTGGTATATTTGAAAATAAAAAGCTTATATCCGGACTAGTTTTGAGAGATTATACCATGAAAATGAGAGACAACATGGTGAAAATGGGTGGAATAGCTTTTGTTTGTTCAAGAAATGATTCCAGAGGTAAAAGATCAATAAAATTCCTAATGGAAAGAACTGTTGAATATATGAATAAAAATGATTATATTGTATCAGCGCTTTATCCATTTAGCCTGGAGTTTTACAGAAAATATGGATGGGAAATGTTTCAAAATTCAAAAATTTTCAAAATTTCAACAGGCGAAATAATAAAATCGAAACTGAATGAAGATTATGGGTACGAGGAAGTTAGCGTTATCACAGAAGACATTCAAGACTTTTACAACAAATATGCAGCTAAAAATCACAACTTTTGTCTAAAAAGCAGACAATCTTGGGATAATTTTATGATGTTCAAATGGAACCGTCAGATTGACCGAGGAGTTATAAAATTCTCTCATAAAGATGAAATGAGAGGACTGATCATGTACTCATATTCAAAAGATGACAAAGGAAAATCTATTTATACAATATTTAATTTTATATATGAAGACATAAACACAAAAAGGCTTATGTTCAATTATTTAGCCAGCTTGAGTAAACAGATAAGTGAGGTATACGTTTTCTTACCAAATGATTTTGTTCTTTGGCCACATGTAAACGAGAGATATAAAACAGAAGAAGGCCTTGTTAGCCCTATGATCAGAATTATAGACATAGACAAATTAAATGGATTGAAAACAAAAGGCCCAGACATGAACGTAAATATTGAAATAGAAGACAAACAAGCGGAATGGAACAATGGAATATTCAACTTAAAAGTAATAGACGGAGAAATTCAAATAACAGGTGCAGAAGAAGCGGATATAACAATGAATATCGGAACTTTTAGTTCTATTATTTCTGGGTTTACGAATATAGAAGAAATGCTCGATTCAGGAAAAGCTACTATAATAGACAATTACAATGGGACGGATCTCGAAAAATATACAACATTTTTAAACGAATTCTTTTGA
- a CDS encoding TldD/PmbA family protein, which translates to MYRFPKGFYTDVRIENVFETAISVTNDNLDEKKEKEYEAAFIRLFDGNRWFYSSTTDVSSIQNEIDILSEMADINDDIIDNPIVKKFQVNEGEFYKFQEDENVRNIDLEKKFDVISDYFDLVKECEYVKMWKANYVDLNVRKSFFSSKGSRLFFDYQKVGYRISWQLADGDERFDEGFDVSANVFESIKNKRDKMKEKLDKSIHFLKNAVNVEPGKYTVVLSPLAAGVFAHESFGHKSESDFMIGDETMRKEWKIGKKVGSDILNIVDDGNLQGNGFVPFDDEGTRAQETFLIKEGKLAGRLHSVETAVDMNEELTGNARAINFEFEPIVRMTNTYIKAGDKPFDKLISEIDEGILIDTISHGSGMSTFTIAPRMAYYIKNGKIDKPVKISVVTGNVFETLNEIDGLSDKLEILSFTLGGCGKMEQFPLPVGFGGPYVRVRNLNVQ; encoded by the coding sequence ATGTACAGATTTCCTAAAGGTTTTTACACTGATGTGAGAATAGAAAATGTTTTTGAAACAGCTATCAGTGTAACTAACGATAACTTGGATGAGAAGAAAGAAAAAGAGTATGAAGCTGCTTTCATCAGACTTTTTGATGGTAATAGGTGGTTTTATTCTTCTACAACCGATGTAAGCAGCATTCAAAATGAAATTGATATATTATCTGAAATGGCAGATATCAACGACGATATTATAGATAATCCAATTGTGAAAAAATTCCAGGTTAATGAAGGTGAATTTTATAAGTTTCAAGAAGATGAGAATGTTAGAAATATCGATTTAGAGAAAAAATTCGATGTTATTTCAGATTATTTTGACCTTGTAAAAGAATGCGAGTATGTTAAAATGTGGAAAGCTAATTACGTTGATTTGAATGTTAGAAAAAGTTTTTTCTCCAGCAAAGGAAGCAGACTTTTCTTTGATTACCAAAAAGTTGGATACAGAATTTCATGGCAACTTGCAGATGGAGACGAAAGATTTGACGAGGGTTTTGACGTTTCAGCAAATGTTTTTGAATCTATCAAAAATAAAAGAGACAAAATGAAAGAAAAATTGGATAAATCAATTCACTTTCTTAAAAATGCTGTTAATGTTGAACCAGGAAAATATACTGTAGTTTTATCTCCTCTCGCTGCTGGAGTTTTTGCCCACGAGAGCTTTGGGCATAAGTCTGAATCAGATTTTATGATTGGTGATGAAACTATGAGAAAAGAATGGAAAATTGGCAAAAAAGTTGGAAGCGATATTTTGAATATTGTAGACGACGGGAACTTACAGGGAAATGGCTTTGTCCCTTTTGATGATGAGGGTACTCGTGCACAGGAGACTTTTCTTATTAAAGAAGGGAAATTAGCAGGTAGGTTGCATTCTGTTGAAACAGCTGTGGATATGAACGAAGAATTGACAGGAAATGCAAGAGCCATTAATTTCGAATTTGAACCGATTGTTAGAATGACCAACACTTATATTAAAGCTGGAGATAAACCCTTTGATAAGTTAATTTCAGAAATTGATGAAGGAATTTTAATAGACACTATTTCACATGGTTCTGGTATGTCTACTTTCACAATTGCCCCAAGAATGGCTTATTACATAAAAAATGGAAAGATAGATAAGCCAGTTAAAATTTCTGTTGTTACAGGAAATGTTTTTGAAACTCTGAATGAAATAGATGGATTATCTGATAAATTAGAGATTCTTTCTTTTACTTTGGGAGGCTGTGGAAAGATGGAACAATTCCCATTGCCAGTTGGTTTTGGTGGACCTTATGTAAGAGTTAGAAATCTCAATGTGCAATGA
- a CDS encoding metallopeptidase TldD-related protein, whose amino-acid sequence MNKEIFQINKEEFSIKLANSKISSLRKKDIQKNAFRIYKDGFIGIAGSLGEIDEEDLKEKAVKALDNKIPYPYEITKNRYKTSSIGQDLISDDVFLKKTKEMLESLNKKHPDFTFSNSISKTKSVKFLRNDENTELVSELNYYETGIVFKHKDSKNIMDGFFGDEDIVFDTKRIEKMADMMLDNYNNELDFEDGEYPVVFLTMDSTGPLMKFIRDLHGMVYGTKSSLFSDKIGEKLFSDDFTLLQSASYENYEVIKHFFDNEGTYQENFTIPLIENGVLKRVYTDKKTSEMFDLELTGSADGDFDSVPNLSYETFVVEPSQKTAKEILDSKKTVIVIEAGGGDFTADGKYASPVQLSYLYEDGEIKGRLPQLNISSNVYDMYGKDFLGVPKDSILGFRDKDGMAINMKVSKI is encoded by the coding sequence ATGAATAAAGAAATTTTTCAAATAAATAAAGAAGAATTCAGTATTAAACTTGCTAATTCAAAGATTTCTTCTTTGAGAAAGAAAGACATTCAAAAAAATGCTTTTAGAATATATAAAGATGGTTTTATAGGTATTGCCGGCAGTCTTGGTGAAATAGACGAAGAAGATTTGAAAGAAAAGGCTGTTAAAGCCCTGGATAATAAAATACCATATCCTTATGAAATCACAAAAAATCGATATAAAACTTCTTCTATAGGACAAGATTTGATATCAGATGATGTGTTTCTGAAAAAAACAAAAGAAATGTTGGAAAGCTTGAATAAAAAACATCCTGATTTCACATTTTCAAATAGTATTTCTAAAACAAAAAGCGTTAAATTTTTAAGAAATGATGAAAATACAGAACTCGTTTCTGAATTGAACTATTATGAAACTGGAATTGTATTTAAACACAAAGATTCCAAGAATATTATGGATGGTTTTTTCGGAGATGAGGACATAGTTTTTGATACTAAAAGAATTGAAAAAATGGCAGATATGATGCTGGATAATTACAACAATGAGTTAGATTTTGAGGATGGCGAATACCCTGTTGTGTTTTTGACTATGGATTCAACAGGTCCTTTGATGAAGTTTATAAGAGATTTACACGGTATGGTTTATGGAACTAAAAGCTCTTTATTTTCGGATAAAATAGGGGAAAAACTGTTCTCTGATGATTTTACGCTTTTGCAATCTGCAAGCTACGAAAATTATGAAGTTATTAAACATTTTTTTGATAACGAAGGAACTTACCAAGAAAATTTTACCATTCCCTTAATTGAAAATGGAGTTTTAAAAAGAGTTTATACAGATAAAAAAACCTCTGAAATGTTTGACCTGGAATTAACTGGTTCTGCAGACGGAGATTTTGATTCAGTACCAAATCTCAGTTATGAAACTTTTGTAGTTGAACCATCACAAAAAACAGCAAAAGAAATTTTGGATAGCAAAAAAACAGTAATCGTTATAGAAGCAGGTGGAGGAGATTTCACAGCAGACGGAAAATACGCAAGCCCTGTTCAACTTTCTTATTTATACGAAGATGGAGAAATTAAAGGTAGATTACCACAATTAAATATTAGCTCAAATGTTTATGATATGTATGGAAAAGACTTTTTAGGAGTGCCAAAAGATAGTATTTTGGGATTTAGAGATAAAGACGGAATGGCAATTAATATGAAGGTTTCAAAAATTTAG
- the frr gene encoding ribosome recycling factor, which translates to MARKSSYVTEADNKMDKTVQHYKEELRKLRTGRPSASLFEELVVDYYGAPTPINQTATVNVGEDRSVSIQPWDKSLLEKIEKTINSSDLGLHAINDGTVVRVNFPSPTVEDRRKWVKHAKDMMEDTKIALRNIRRDDIKKVKELKENGDIPEDEAKKIEEEIQEVLKNHEAKSEEIFHQKEKEIMES; encoded by the coding sequence ATGGCAAGAAAAAGCTCTTATGTTACAGAAGCGGACAATAAAATGGATAAAACAGTACAACATTACAAAGAAGAATTGAGAAAATTAAGAACGGGAAGACCTTCAGCATCATTATTTGAAGAATTAGTCGTTGACTATTACGGAGCACCAACTCCAATTAATCAAACAGCCACGGTAAACGTTGGAGAAGACAGAAGCGTTTCAATCCAACCATGGGACAAAAGTTTGTTAGAAAAAATAGAAAAAACTATAAATTCATCTGATTTGGGACTTCACGCAATCAATGACGGAACCGTCGTAAGAGTAAATTTTCCATCGCCAACAGTTGAAGATAGAAGAAAATGGGTTAAACATGCTAAAGATATGATGGAAGATACAAAAATTGCTTTAAGAAATATCAGGAGAGATGATATTAAAAAAGTAAAAGAACTCAAAGAAAATGGGGATATTCCTGAAGATGAAGCTAAAAAAATCGAAGAAGAAATTCAAGAAGTGTTGAAAAATCATGAAGCAAAATCAGAGGAAATATTCCATCAAAAAGAAAAGGAGATCATGGAATCTTAA
- a CDS encoding adenine phosphoribosyltransferase encodes MNLKNYVRDIPDFPKEGIVFKDITPALKSPEAFKYTIDSFQELVKDWDFDAIIGPESRGFIYSTPMAYNLNKPFIPVRKPGKLPAETISFSYDLEYGSGILEMHKDAISKGDKVIIVDDILATGGTTEAIIKLVEKAGGKVVGALFLAELTSLNPREKLTEIKVESLIKY; translated from the coding sequence TTGAATCTAAAAAATTACGTAAGAGATATTCCAGATTTTCCAAAAGAAGGTATAGTATTCAAAGATATCACACCGGCTCTAAAAAGTCCTGAAGCTTTTAAATATACTATAGATAGCTTCCAAGAGCTTGTAAAAGACTGGGATTTTGACGCAATTATTGGACCTGAATCAAGAGGGTTTATATATTCAACACCAATGGCATACAATTTAAATAAACCTTTCATACCTGTTAGAAAACCAGGAAAACTACCAGCCGAAACGATAAGTTTTTCTTATGACCTCGAATATGGTAGCGGTATTTTAGAAATGCATAAAGACGCAATATCTAAAGGAGATAAAGTCATAATAGTTGATGATATTCTCGCAACAGGTGGAACAACAGAAGCTATTATTAAATTAGTTGAAAAAGCAGGTGGAAAAGTAGTTGGTGCATTATTTTTAGCTGAGTTGACTTCTTTAAATCCAAGAGAAAAATTAACAGAAATTAAAGTCGAAAGTTTGATAAAATACTAA